From a single Lolium rigidum isolate FL_2022 chromosome 7, APGP_CSIRO_Lrig_0.1, whole genome shotgun sequence genomic region:
- the LOC124672422 gene encoding BTB/POZ and MATH domain-containing protein 1-like: MSICASSSAIVVGTVSGYHLLKIDSYSRIRDLIPSGTWTKSLDFRVGYYTAHIEYYPNSHYISLRLIIDIGNYILNHKRGQVQFSLLDKSGKPVPGRTETITTDLPDTNRQRFTFSAHLPQREDWEQWVLLNGDCFTIRCDFTLMEAPSATTPVQLDLAAPAPAPPSDLHRHLGALLLGGEGADVTFHVGQESFHAHRCVLASRSLVFKAEFFGAMTMKEGSPQGQARGAAVPVDGVEAQAFGAFLHFVYTDALPDISHEEETWMAQHLLVLADRYDMERLKLICQGKLRNRIDVSSVATTLALAEQHHCHGLKEACLDFLELPGNLRTVVSTHGFDHLATSCPAVLREIIAKLAAL; the protein is encoded by the coding sequence ATGTCAATATGTGCATCCTCCTCGGCCATCGTGGTTGGCACGGTGAGCGGGTACCATCTGCTCAAGATCGACTCTTACTCGCGAATCAGGGATCTGATCCCCTCAGGTACATGGACCAAATCGCTTGACTTCCGCGTGGGATACTATACAGCTCATATCGAATACTACCCCAACAGCCACTACATATCTCTCAGACTCATTATTGACATCGGTAATTATATTCTCAACCACAAGAGGGGACAGGTTCAGTTCAGTCTGCTTGATAAGTCAGGGAAGCCAGTTCCTGGTCGTACCGAAACCATCACCACCGACTTACCTGATACTAACCGGCAGCGCTTCACCTTCTCAGCTCATTTGCCCCAAAGGGAAGACTGGGAGCAATGGGTGCTCCTGAACGGCGACTGCTTTACAATCAGGTGCGACTTCACGCTCATGGAGGCTCCcagcgctactactccggtccaaCTCGATCTTGCCGCGCCAGCGCCAGCGCCGCCGTCCGACCTGCACCGGCACTTGGGCGCTCTGCTCCTCGGCGGAGAGGGCGCGGACGTGACGTTCCATGTGGGCCAAGAGTCGTTCCACGCGCACAGATGCGTGCTGGCGTCACGGTCGCTCGTCTTCAAGGCGGAGTTCTTCGGCGCCATGACCATGAAGGAGGGCAGCCCCCAAGGCCAAGCACGAGGTGCCGCGGTGCCCGTGGATGGCGTGGAAGCGCAGGCGTTCGGGGCTTTCCTCCACTTCGTATACACGGATGCGCTGCCGGACATCAGCCACGAAGAGGAGACTTGGATGGCTCAGCATCTGCTTGTGCTGGCGGATCGGTATGACATGGAGAGGTTAAAGCTGATATGCCAAGGGAAGCTGCGCAACAGGATTGATGTCAGCTCCGTCGCCACCACGCTCGCTTTAGCTGAGCAGCACCACTGCCACGGCCTCAAGGAGGCCTGCTTGGATTTTCTCGAGCTCCCTGGGAACCTAAGAACAGTCGTCTCCACTCATGGCTTCGACCATCTAGCCACAAGCTGCCCCGCCGTTCTAAGGGAGATTATCGCAAAACTTGCCGCGCTTTGA